The DNA region GGGTGACACCACGTCGAGTCCCGCGACGTAGAACCAGCGGGCCGTGGTGGTGGTGAAGCTCGTCGCGGCCTCCACCAGCAGGTTCTGCTCCGCGACGACCGGCATCGCGATGACGTCGCTGGTCAGTTCCTGCCCGGCGGCGATGGTCGGCGTGGCCGACCGGCCGAAGGTGACGGTACGTGTGGTACCAGCGACTGCGGTGGCGCCGCTGGACTGGACGGCCACCGTGGCGGCACCGACCGAGAGGGCGGTCGTGCTGCGCAGGTTGGACAGCCGGATGCGCAGCCCCGCACACCCCGCGGTTATGGAGGCGCTCTTGACGTCCAGGCACTTGCCGCTGTTGATGTTGACCAGCGAGAAGGTGCCGTCGCCGTGGTCGACCGCCTCGGAGTCCGACAGCACGGCGGCGTTCTTGCCGCTGTGCGCCGCCGTCAGCGCGTAGACGTGGCCGCCCTGCGGCGCGCCCGCGGCCGAGGCGTCTGCCGCCGGGACGAGGGCGAGTCCGGCGGCGGCCAGGCAGGTGGCGGATGCCGTGGCCGTGAGTCTGGCGGAGAGTCTTCGGGAGGTGTGTATGCGGCCCTTCTTTCTGGGTGGGGACGTGCGGCTCTCCCGCGTGGGGACGTGCGGGTCGAAGGGCTGGGGCGCTCAGGAGGTGACGCTCCGCGTGAACTGCTGGTCGAGCCGGCTTCCGCAGGTCTACTGGACCAGCACGGCCCCGTTGAGGGAGGCCGAGTCGGCGACCCAGGAGCCGGCGAGGTGCACGGTGGCGCCGGCCATGTCGCCGAGTGCGGGGAAGCCGTGTGCGCGGACGGCGTGAGAGCGGCGTTGATGTACGGCAGGAGTGGGGGCTTGGGTGAAACCCGTGAAGTACAGCCGGACGTTGATGGTGACGTGCTCGGAGAAATGATGGAATCAGGCACACGTTCTGGGGGGCGCGAGGTGCCCAGGCACCTCGCGCCCGCAGGGGACCGCCACCGCTGCCCCTCGCAACAGGCCGAGGAGGAGCTGGCCGGAGGGCAGGATCAGGAGGGGATGATCTGCCACTGTTGCTCGGTCCGCGACGCGTACGGCTGCTGCTCGATGTTGGCTCCGTCGGCGGTGCTGCCCTCGTCGACGGCGAGGCAGAGCCCGCTGTAGCGGTTGATGAGGAAGTAGTAGCCGTCACCGGTGGATGTGACGGCCCAGTGCTGCTGGGGGGCACTGGCGTCCGACCAGATGCCGACGTTGCCGCCGTCCGCGCGGGAGAGACCCGCGACCTCCATGAGCTTGCCGCTGCCCACACCCTTGATCTTGTAGTAGCCGTCGCCGGTGCTGGTGAAGGTCCACTTCTGGTTCGCCTGGTTGAGCCATGGCCACTGATCGACGTTGGAGCCGTTGGCGGTGCGCGCACCCTCCACGTCGGCGACCTTGCCGCTGTGCCGGGCGACCAGCCGGTAGACGGTGCCGTCGCCGGGCAGGGTGGTGGACACCAGTGCCGGTTTGAGCGACCGGCCGCCGATCCGGAGGCCGCTGATGTTGGCGTAGCCGCCGGTGGCCGCGTTGACCTGGATCCGTACGAAGCCCACGTTCCGGTTGGGCCACTCCACCAGCTTGTACTTGCCGTCGCCGGCCCAGGTGCCGGTGGCGACCTGGGTGAAGGTGACGCCGTCGGTGCTGGTGAGGATGGTGTAGGAGGTGATGTCGCCGTCGGTGGAGTTGCTGCGGTTCCACTGTTTGGGCAGGTACTCCAGGGTGGAGACGTTGCTCCACACCCCGCCCAGGTCGATGGTGATCGACTGTGGCAGCGGCAGGCTCCAGGTCGACCAGCAGGTTTCGTAGCGGACGTCGCTGAGTCCGTCGATGGCGTTCAGCGGTCCCTCGCCGGCGCGGAAGGCGGTGGCATACGCGTTGACCGGTGTGACGGGGTGCTCGGCGCGCAGTGGCTGGGTGGGCAGCGGCGGCCGGGAGGTGTTCGGGCTCCATGCCGCGCCGACCTCGGCGAGCCGGTTGACGACGTTGGTGTCCAGCAGGCCGTTGCGGTTGGGCGGGCAGTTGAGGATGAACGAGGTGTACTTCGGCTCGAGGTCGGCCAGGTGCGACAGGATCGCGGACCTGCTCATGAGGCCCTCGGTCGGGGTGGAGGGGTGCCAGAACCAGCCGTTGCTGATGGTCTGTCCCTGCATGCCGGCGTAGGTGTTGCCCGTCGGCGCCGTGATGCCCAGCGGCTCCTCGAAGAAGATCGCGTCGCTGAGGAAGGGCTCCACCAGCCCACCGATGTCGATCATGACGCAGTCCGGCTGCAGCTCCTTCACCAGCGAACGGATCCTCTGGTAGGAGACGGCCTGCTGCCCCATCTGCCATGCGTAACCATCGGTCATGAACATGTCGATGGTGCCGTAGTTGGTGAGCAGCTCGCGAATCTGGCCGAGCATGAAGGTCATGTCGCCGGGCTGGATGGCATCGGTGATTTCGAGCCCGGTGACCTTGTGCCGGCTCTCCCATGCCTCGACGCCGAAGGTACGGTCCCAGATAGAGTAGTAGAACCCGACCTTCAGCCCCTTCGCCCGGAACGCGTCGCAGTACGCTCGCACCACGTCCTGCTTGTAGGCGCTGTTCGCGACGTTCTGGGTGCCATAGGCGCTCGGCCACAGGGCGAAGCCGTCATGGTGCTTGGTGGTCAGGATGCCGTAACTCATCTTCGCGGCAGCCGCCGCGTCGGCCCACTGCGCACAGTTGACGCTCGGGGGAGCGAAGAGCGTGGGGCTCTGGTTGGGCTCGGCCCACTCCTGGTTCGTGAACGTGCCCAGGCTGAAGTGGTTGAACATGCCGAACCGCATGTCGACCATCCTGCTCAGGTTGGTCTGCGTGTCAGCGGCGGCCGCCTGCGACAGA from Streptomyces sp. ALI-76-A includes:
- a CDS encoding RICIN domain-containing protein; translation: MSSSRMTRRTFLGAAGVASAATALPIVPGFSGLLSQAAAADTQTNLSRMVDMRFGMFNHFSLGTFTNQEWAEPNQSPTLFAPPSVNCAQWADAAAAAKMSYGILTTKHHDGFALWPSAYGTQNVANSAYKQDVVRAYCDAFRAKGLKVGFYYSIWDRTFGVEAWESRHKVTGLEITDAIQPGDMTFMLGQIRELLTNYGTIDMFMTDGYAWQMGQQAVSYQRIRSLVKELQPDCVMIDIGGLVEPFLSDAIFFEEPLGITAPTGNTYAGMQGQTISNGWFWHPSTPTEGLMSRSAILSHLADLEPKYTSFILNCPPNRNGLLDTNVVNRLAEVGAAWSPNTSRPPLPTQPLRAEHPVTPVNAYATAFRAGEGPLNAIDGLSDVRYETCWSTWSLPLPQSITIDLGGVWSNVSTLEYLPKQWNRSNSTDGDITSYTILTSTDGVTFTQVATGTWAGDGKYKLVEWPNRNVGFVRIQVNAATGGYANISGLRIGGRSLKPALVSTTLPGDGTVYRLVARHSGKVADVEGARTANGSNVDQWPWLNQANQKWTFTSTGDGYYKIKGVGSGKLMEVAGLSRADGGNVGIWSDASAPQQHWAVTSTGDGYYFLINRYSGLCLAVDEGSTADGANIEQQPYASRTEQQWQIIPS